Within the Anaerolineae bacterium genome, the region GCTGTGCTATCGGTGATAATGGCAACTTTAGACAAGGTAATCTATCACTCCAATGAAATTATATATTGATAATGGGGTTGTCCCCCCGGATGAATCTCAATTTGCAAGTGAGCATAACGCGCTCTAATCTTACCGGCCAGGGCTTGGGCCTGCTTAAGCAAACGATCCTGGCCAAAATAAATCGTCATGAGGTCATACGCTTGAACCTCTAGGGGCAAGAGCGCGGCCAATGATACCTCATCCTCATCCTGACCGGCGCTGACCAATTTATTGTCCAGCAGGCCAATCACATCGCCGGTTTTGATATTAAAACCATTGAGGCTGCTAGCACGCGCCGCTCGCGCTACTTCCAGGGTGCGCACCTGTTGGGTGGCCTCCAACATACGCTGCACATTGGTTTTAAGATCAGTCTGATGATTGAACGAAAGCAGCGCCGCAATGCCCTGGGGCACGGTTTTGGCCGGTAACACCACCACCTTCTTTGGCGACAAACTTTGCGCCTGTTGGGCTGCCGGAATAACATTTTTGTTATTTGGCAACACCAACACCGTCGTGGCCTTTACCTGCTCAATGGCTGCCAACAGCTCTTGCACGCTGGGATTTTTGGTTTGGCCGCCAAACAAAACTTGACTTGCGCCCAAACTCCGACAAATTTTAGCCAGACCCTCACCGGGAACAACCGCGATAACGGCGATGGTTGTTTGTTTTGTTTCAACTTGGCCCACAAAGGCCCGGGTCTGTTCATCCAAATTTTCCACTACTACGTCGCTGACGATACCCTGACTGGCCCCATAAGAAAGGGGCGCCTCGGGGTTTGGGGTATGAACATGCACTTTTACCAGCCGTTCATCGCCCACTACCAGGGTTGAGCGGCCAATACTATTGATATAAGCCCGGATTTCCGGCACATCCAGCCGTTCACCCTGGATCAGAAATTGCACATCATACCCATAAGCCTCAGACACGGTTGGCTTGAGCCGAACCGGCAAAACGGGGCTGACGGGGGAGAGGTCAACCAGGCCGTTGTTAATGAAACGCAGGCCCCCCTCCAAAATATAAACCAAACCC harbors:
- a CDS encoding DAK2 domain-containing protein, which encodes MSNKELIRQGFQVKNGIVVAGNGIGLKNMFQGGQQWLEAHVGIVNNLNVFPVPDGDTGTNMWLTMRAALREVEEAPDHTVGVIAAFAARGALLGARGNSGVILSQFLQGLARGFENQRAFTTQNFARAAKLGAEQAYQSVINPVEGTILTVARAISEAAQQSAKSGRDVLAQLVAVLAAARLAQANTPALLPVLREAGVTDAGGQGLVYILEGGLRFINNGLVDLSPVSPVLPVRLKPTVSEAYGYDVQFLIQGERLDVPEIRAYINSIGRSTLVVGDERLVKVHVHTPNPEAPLSYGASQGIVSDVVVENLDEQTRAFVGQVETKQTTIAVIAVVPGEGLAKICRSLGASQVLFGGQTKNPSVQELLAAIEQVKATTVLVLPNNKNVIPAAQQAQSLSPKKVVVLPAKTVPQGIAALLSFNHQTDLKTNVQRMLEATQQVRTLEVARAARASSLNGFNIKTGDVIGLLDNKLVSAGQDEDEVSLAALLPLEVQAYDLMTIYFGQDRLLKQAQALAGKIRARYAHLQIEIHPGGQPHYQYIISLE